The Candidatus Pantoea soli genome window below encodes:
- a CDS encoding response regulator transcription factor — protein MASLLLIDDHPLVEVALEAACLNAPIPLQLYAAADEAQARQLLQQHAIDLIILDIGLPDSDGLELLRRLRARNPQYPVLIYSAQQSRHTLLSAVSLGAAGYVVKSQSMAQLLSAILAVLGGQQAFPPLPERIALPLTEKEQQIAALLVRGLSNLQIGEQLHISNKTVSTHKKNIFEKTGVHSVVELAELWKAQQ, from the coding sequence ATGGCTTCGCTGCTGCTTATTGATGATCACCCGTTAGTGGAAGTCGCGCTGGAAGCGGCTTGCCTCAATGCCCCTATTCCGCTGCAACTTTACGCCGCGGCCGATGAAGCCCAGGCGCGCCAGCTGTTACAACAGCATGCCATCGATCTGATCATCCTTGATATCGGTCTGCCGGACAGCGACGGGCTGGAGCTGCTGCGCCGCCTGCGGGCGCGTAATCCGCAGTATCCGGTGCTGATCTATTCGGCGCAGCAGAGCCGGCACACGCTGCTCAGCGCGGTCTCACTCGGTGCTGCTGGCTACGTGGTGAAAAGCCAGAGCATGGCACAGCTGCTCAGCGCCATTCTGGCGGTGCTGGGCGGCCAGCAGGCGTTTCCCCCGTTGCCAGAGCGCATCGCGCTGCCGCTCACCGAAAAAGAGCAGCAGATTGCGGCGCTGCTGGTGCGCGGCCTCTCCAATCTGCAGATTGGCGAACAGCTGCATATCAGTAATAAGACCGTCAGCACGCACAAAAAAAATATCTTTGAAAAAACCGGCGTTCACTCCGTGGTAGAACTGGCCGAGCTGTGGAAAGCGCAGCAGTGA
- the galT gene encoding galactose-1-phosphate uridylyltransferase gives MEKFNPVDHPHRRYNPLIDQWVLVSPHRAKRPWQGAQETPALESLPAHDPDCFLCAGNTRITGDKNPDYKNTYVFTNDFAALMTDTPDAPESDDLLMRCESARGTSRVICFSPDHSKTLPELPLSNLEAIVRTWQEQTAELGQHYPWVQVFENKGAAMGCSNPHPHGQIWANSFLPNEAQKEDAHQRRYFAQNGSPMLLDYLAREQQDGSRTVVETAHWLAVVPWWAAWPFETLLLPKAHIKRLTDLDDAQRSDLALALKRLTSRYDNLFQCSFPYSMGWHGAPFNGESNDHWQLHAHFYPPLLRSATVRKFMVGYEMLAETQRDLTAEQAAERLRSVSDIHFREAQ, from the coding sequence ATGGAAAAATTTAACCCGGTCGATCATCCGCATCGCCGTTATAACCCGTTGATCGATCAATGGGTGCTGGTTTCACCGCACCGGGCAAAACGTCCGTGGCAGGGTGCACAGGAGACGCCGGCGCTGGAGAGCCTGCCCGCGCACGATCCTGATTGCTTCCTGTGCGCCGGAAACACGCGCATCACCGGTGATAAAAATCCCGATTATAAAAACACTTACGTGTTCACCAATGATTTCGCAGCGCTGATGACCGACACGCCGGACGCGCCGGAAAGCGACGATCTGCTGATGCGCTGCGAAAGCGCACGCGGCACCAGTCGCGTTATCTGCTTCTCACCGGATCACAGCAAAACGCTGCCGGAGCTGCCGCTGAGCAACCTTGAAGCCATCGTACGCACCTGGCAGGAGCAGACCGCCGAACTGGGACAGCACTATCCCTGGGTCCAGGTGTTTGAAAACAAAGGCGCGGCGATGGGCTGTTCTAACCCGCATCCGCACGGACAAATCTGGGCCAACAGCTTCCTGCCAAACGAAGCGCAGAAAGAGGACGCGCACCAGCGCCGCTACTTTGCGCAGAACGGATCGCCGATGCTGCTGGATTACCTGGCGCGCGAACAGCAGGATGGCAGCCGCACGGTGGTAGAAACGGCGCACTGGCTGGCTGTGGTGCCGTGGTGGGCGGCCTGGCCGTTTGAAACCCTGCTGCTGCCGAAAGCGCACATCAAACGTCTGACCGATCTTGATGACGCACAGCGCAGCGATCTGGCGCTGGCGCTGAAACGGCTCACCAGCCGCTACGATAATCTGTTCCAGTGCTCTTTCCCCTACTCCATGGGCTGGCACGGCGCGCCGTTTAACGGCGAGAGCAACGATCACTGGCAGCTGCACGCGCACTTCTATCCGCCGCTGCTGCGCTCAGCCACGGTGCGTAAATTTATGGTTGGCTATGAAATGCTGGCTGAAACCCAACGTGATTTAACGGCGGAACAGGCAGCGGAACGTCTGCGTTCTGTCAGCGATATCCATTTCCGTGAGGCGCAATAA
- the gpmA gene encoding 2,3-diphosphoglycerate-dependent phosphoglycerate mutase — translation MAVTKLVLVRHGESQWNQENRFTGWYDVDLSDKGRTEAKAAGQLLKKEGFVFDFAYTSVLKRAIHTLWNVLDELDQAWLPVEKSWRLNERHYGALQGLDKAETAAKYGDEQVKQWRRGFAVTPPELDRADERFPGHDPRYKSLSESQLPTTESLALTIDRVIPYWNESILPRIKSGEKVIIAAHGNSLRALVKYLDNMSEDEILELNIPTGVPLVYEFDENFKPIKHYYLGDADEIAAKAAAVANQGKAK, via the coding sequence ATGGCCGTAACTAAGCTGGTTCTGGTGCGCCACGGCGAAAGCCAGTGGAATCAGGAAAACCGCTTCACCGGATGGTACGATGTGGATCTGTCCGACAAGGGTCGCACCGAAGCCAAAGCAGCCGGTCAGCTGCTGAAGAAAGAAGGTTTCGTGTTTGATTTTGCCTATACCTCGGTGCTGAAGCGCGCTATCCACACCCTGTGGAACGTGCTGGATGAGCTGGATCAGGCCTGGCTGCCGGTGGAAAAAAGCTGGCGTCTGAACGAGCGCCACTACGGTGCGCTGCAGGGTCTGGATAAAGCCGAAACCGCGGCCAAATATGGCGACGAGCAGGTTAAACAGTGGCGTCGTGGTTTTGCCGTGACCCCGCCAGAACTGGACCGCGCCGATGAGCGTTTCCCGGGCCACGATCCGCGTTACAAATCACTGAGCGAAAGCCAGCTGCCTACCACTGAGAGCCTGGCGCTGACCATCGATCGCGTGATTCCTTACTGGAACGAAAGCATCCTGCCACGCATTAAAAGTGGTGAGAAGGTGATCATTGCGGCGCACGGTAACTCTCTGCGCGCGCTGGTGAAATACCTGGATAACATGAGCGAAGATGAGATCCTCGAACTGAACATCCCAACCGGCGTGCCGCTGGTGTATGAGTTCGACGAAAACTTCAAGCCAATCAAACATTACTATCTGGGTGACGCTGACGAAATCGCTGCGAAAGCCGCTGCGGTCGCGAACCAGGGTAAAGCGAAGTAA
- the galK gene encoding galactokinase has translation MSLKSVTQQAFADAFGYQATHSIQAPGRVNLIGEHTDYNDGFVLPCAIDYQTVIACARRDDRQVRVIAVDYDHEQDSFSLDAPIEPVEAPMWANYVRGVVKHLQKRDASFGGVDMVISGNVPQGAGLSSSASLEVAVGTVFRQLYQLPLDGAAIAVNGQEAENQFVGCNCGIMDQLISALGQPDHAMLLDCRTLSTRAVSLPQDVAVVIINSNFRRTLVGSEYNTRREQCEAGARFFNKPALRDVTLEEFTAAEHQLDKRVAKRVRHVITENARTLEAADALSHGDLQRMGELMAESHASMRDDFEITVPPIDQLVEIVKAEIGTHGGVRMTGGGFGGCIVALMPAGMVDQVKAAVAEKYEAQTGIKETFYVCKASAGAGEW, from the coding sequence ATGTCTTTAAAATCAGTTACCCAACAGGCGTTCGCTGACGCATTCGGCTACCAGGCTACGCACAGTATTCAGGCGCCGGGCCGCGTGAACCTGATCGGCGAACACACCGATTACAACGACGGTTTTGTGCTGCCGTGTGCCATTGACTATCAGACCGTGATTGCCTGCGCGCGCCGTGACGATCGTCAGGTGCGCGTGATTGCCGTGGATTATGACCATGAGCAGGATAGCTTCTCACTGGATGCGCCTATCGAGCCGGTTGAAGCGCCGATGTGGGCGAACTATGTGCGCGGGGTGGTGAAACATCTGCAGAAGCGTGACGCCAGCTTTGGCGGTGTGGATATGGTGATCAGCGGCAACGTGCCGCAGGGTGCCGGCCTCAGCTCCTCGGCCTCGCTGGAAGTGGCGGTTGGCACCGTGTTCCGCCAGCTGTATCAGCTGCCGCTGGATGGTGCCGCCATTGCGGTGAACGGTCAGGAAGCGGAAAACCAGTTTGTCGGCTGCAACTGCGGCATTATGGATCAGCTCATCTCCGCGCTCGGCCAGCCGGACCACGCCATGCTGCTGGACTGCCGCACGCTGAGCACCCGCGCCGTCTCCCTGCCGCAGGATGTGGCGGTGGTGATTATCAACTCCAATTTCCGCCGTACGCTGGTGGGCAGTGAATACAACACCCGTCGCGAACAGTGTGAAGCCGGGGCGCGCTTTTTCAATAAGCCGGCGCTGCGCGATGTCACGCTGGAGGAGTTTACCGCCGCTGAGCATCAGCTGGATAAGCGCGTGGCAAAACGCGTGCGTCACGTCATTACCGAGAACGCGCGCACGCTGGAAGCCGCTGACGCCCTCAGCCACGGCGACCTGCAGCGTATGGGCGAGCTGATGGCGGAATCACACGCCTCCATGCGCGATGACTTTGAAATCACCGTGCCCCCCATCGACCAGCTGGTGGAAATTGTAAAAGCGGAAATCGGCACGCACGGCGGCGTACGCATGACCGGCGGCGGCTTTGGTGGCTGCATCGTGGCACTGATGCCGGCGGGCATGGTGGATCAGGTGAAAGCGGCCGTGGCGGAAAAATACGAAGCGCAGACCGGCATCAAAGAGACGTTTTACGTCTGCAAAGCTTCTGCAGGAGCCGGCGAATGGTAA
- the modB gene encoding molybdate ABC transporter permease subunit codes for MILSDPEWQAVFLSLKVSCVAVLCSLPFGILMAWVLARCRFPGKTLLDSLVHLPLVLPPVVVGYLLLIALGRRGFIGSWLYDWFGFTFAFSWRGAALASAVMAFPLMVRAIRLALEAVDTRLEQAARTLGAGRWRVFFTITLPLTLPGIIAGTVLAFARSLGEFGATITFVSNIPGETRTIPSAMFTLIETPGAEGMTSRLCAVAIALALLSLLASELLARWGRRRTGGAAC; via the coding sequence ATGATATTAAGCGATCCTGAATGGCAGGCCGTTTTTCTCAGCCTGAAAGTTTCCTGCGTGGCGGTGCTGTGCAGCCTGCCGTTTGGCATCCTGATGGCCTGGGTCCTGGCGCGCTGCCGCTTTCCGGGCAAAACCCTGCTGGATAGCCTGGTCCACCTGCCGCTGGTCCTGCCACCGGTGGTGGTGGGCTATCTGCTGCTTATCGCGCTGGGGCGGCGGGGATTTATCGGCAGCTGGCTGTATGACTGGTTTGGCTTTACCTTCGCCTTCAGCTGGCGCGGCGCGGCGCTGGCGTCGGCGGTGATGGCCTTTCCGCTGATGGTGCGTGCTATTCGCCTTGCGCTGGAAGCGGTTGATACCCGGCTGGAGCAGGCGGCACGTACGCTGGGCGCCGGGCGCTGGCGGGTGTTTTTTACCATCACGCTACCGTTAACGCTGCCGGGCATCATCGCCGGTACGGTGCTGGCCTTTGCCCGCTCGCTGGGTGAGTTTGGTGCCACCATTACCTTTGTCTCTAACATACCGGGCGAGACGCGCACCATCCCTTCTGCGATGTTTACCCTGATTGAAACCCCGGGTGCCGAAGGCATGACGTCGCGCCTGTGCGCGGTGGCGATTGCGCTGGCGCTGCTGTCGCTGCTGGCGTCAGAGCTGCTGGCGCGCTGGGGCCGCCGGCGTACCGGAGGTGCAGCATGCTGA
- the modA gene encoding molybdate ABC transporter substrate-binding protein: MLKKYDWRVATVAVAVSLTGQAMAAEKVTVFAAASLTNALQDIATQYQKQHGVEVVASFASSSVLARQIDQGAPADLFISADQQWMDEVVAKQSVIASTRRTLLGNDLVLIAPKSAAAHSVTLNAQTDWKSLLKGERLATGDPDHVPAGIYAKEALQKLGAWDTLSPVLAPASNVRAALALVERNEAPYGIVYGSDAVASQQVQVVGRFPEDSHKPVEYPLAIVKEHQNATVEAFYRYLQGPDAAAVFKQYGFTPKR; encoded by the coding sequence ATGCTGAAAAAATATGACTGGCGGGTGGCGACAGTCGCCGTCGCGGTGTCGCTGACCGGCCAGGCCATGGCGGCAGAGAAAGTGACCGTGTTTGCCGCCGCGTCCCTGACCAATGCGCTGCAGGATATCGCCACGCAGTATCAGAAGCAGCACGGCGTTGAGGTGGTCGCCTCTTTTGCGTCCTCATCGGTGCTGGCGCGCCAGATTGATCAGGGTGCACCGGCCGATTTGTTTATCTCTGCCGACCAGCAGTGGATGGACGAGGTGGTGGCAAAACAGAGCGTCATTGCCAGCACGCGTCGGACGCTGCTGGGCAACGATCTGGTGCTGATTGCGCCCAAAAGCGCCGCCGCCCATTCTGTCACCCTCAACGCGCAGACCGACTGGAAAAGTCTGCTGAAAGGTGAACGGCTGGCAACCGGCGATCCGGACCATGTGCCGGCAGGCATCTATGCTAAAGAAGCGCTGCAAAAACTGGGCGCATGGGATACGCTGTCGCCGGTGCTGGCGCCGGCCAGTAACGTACGTGCCGCGCTGGCGCTGGTGGAACGCAACGAAGCGCCGTACGGCATTGTGTACGGCTCGGATGCGGTGGCCAGCCAGCAGGTGCAGGTGGTGGGGCGGTTCCCGGAAGACAGCCACAAGCCGGTGGAATATCCGCTGGCGATCGTGAAAGAACATCAGAACGCAACGGTTGAGGCCTTCTATCGCTATCTGCAGGGGCCGGATGCCGCTGCCGTGTTTAAACAGTATGGATTTACGCCGAAGCGATGA
- a CDS encoding YbgS-like family protein, whose amino-acid sequence MMNKFAIIFLTAAMTLGSGAAMAADNNNGQANASAEAGAAAGGAKQNLPPNNVDNSNINTGNTNTNSAATSGTGTGDMSASQVHKNTMCKDGRCPDMNKKVETKHGGGHVKHKTDGTTQ is encoded by the coding sequence ATGATGAATAAGTTTGCAATTATCTTTCTGACGGCAGCGATGACATTAGGTAGCGGTGCGGCGATGGCTGCGGATAACAACAATGGCCAGGCAAACGCCTCTGCGGAAGCAGGTGCAGCGGCGGGCGGTGCGAAACAGAATCTGCCGCCAAACAATGTTGATAACAGCAACATTAATACCGGCAACACCAATACCAACAGCGCAGCGACCTCCGGTACCGGCACCGGCGATATGTCTGCCAGCCAGGTGCACAAAAACACCATGTGTAAAGATGGCCGTTGCCCGGATATGAATAAGAAAGTTGAGACCAAGCACGGTGGCGGTCACGTGAAACATAAAACGGACGGCACCACGCAGTAA
- the galM gene encoding galactose-1-epimerase: MVSDVNSHAPDGQPWRITVLRNRNGMVATFMDWGATWLSARVPMQDGSVREALLGCATPSDYLHQDAYLGATVGRYANRIASAELKKINLLLAANQGPHQLHGGPEGFDKRRWQILSQSDSEVHYRIDSPDGDQGYPGNLIADVIYQLDDDNCVSIRYTAHTDKACPVGLTNHAYFNLDAHHGDARQHRLQLQADRYLPVDSAGIPAAPLKAVDGTSFDFRQPKCIADDFLADDDQKAVKGYDHGFLLNTAGDCSQPAAQLWSADGRLQLSVFTSAPALQFYSGNYLAGTRAREQDSYTAFQGIALESEFLPDSPNHSEWPQPDCWLQPGDTWRSVTRYRFTPHAAG, from the coding sequence ATGGTAAGCGACGTCAATTCTCACGCGCCCGACGGACAGCCGTGGCGCATCACGGTACTGCGCAATCGCAACGGTATGGTCGCCACGTTTATGGACTGGGGCGCCACCTGGCTCTCGGCGCGCGTGCCGATGCAGGATGGCAGCGTACGTGAGGCGCTGCTGGGCTGCGCCACGCCGTCTGATTATCTGCATCAGGATGCCTATCTGGGTGCCACGGTCGGGCGCTATGCCAACCGCATCGCCTCTGCCGAGCTGAAAAAAATCAATCTGCTGCTGGCGGCCAATCAGGGGCCGCATCAGCTGCACGGCGGGCCGGAGGGGTTTGATAAACGCCGCTGGCAGATCCTCAGCCAGAGCGACAGCGAAGTCCACTATCGTATCGACTCGCCGGATGGCGATCAGGGCTATCCCGGCAATCTGATTGCCGATGTCATTTACCAGCTGGATGACGATAACTGCGTTTCAATTCGCTATACGGCGCACACCGATAAAGCCTGCCCGGTCGGCCTGACCAACCATGCTTACTTCAACCTTGACGCGCATCATGGCGACGCACGTCAGCATCGCTTACAACTGCAGGCCGATCGCTATCTGCCCGTGGACAGCGCCGGCATTCCCGCTGCGCCGCTGAAGGCGGTGGACGGAACCAGTTTTGATTTCCGTCAGCCGAAGTGCATCGCCGATGATTTCCTGGCCGATGACGATCAGAAAGCGGTGAAAGGCTATGATCATGGGTTTCTGCTTAATACCGCCGGCGACTGCAGCCAGCCGGCCGCGCAGCTCTGGTCGGCGGATGGGCGCCTGCAGCTGAGCGTCTTTACCTCTGCACCGGCGCTGCAGTTCTACTCCGGCAACTATCTGGCCGGAACGCGCGCCCGCGAACAGGACAGCTATACTGCTTTCCAGGGCATCGCGCTGGAGAGTGAATTTTTACCGGATTCGCCCAACCATAGCGAATGGCCGCAGCCTGATTGCTGGCTGCAACCCGGCGACACATGGCGCTCCGTGACGCGTTACCGCTTCACCCCGCACGCCGCCGGATGA
- the modF gene encoding molybdate ABC transporter ATP-binding protein ModF, giving the protein MASLHISQGIFHLSATRTLTLEALTLNRGESWAFVGANGSGKSSLARALSGELLPGKGRVTTSFQRRTRLSLEQLQALVSEEWERNNTDLLSEGEDDTGRTAAQIIQQEVNDAARCAALAQQFGIHHLLERRFKYLSTGETRKTLLCQALMARPDLLILDEPFDGLDVASRASLAETLQALHQQGYTLVLVLNRFDDIPDFVQQVGVLAEGTLTHVGARQAILAEALVAQLAHSETLQGMALPEPDAPDRLPALAANAPRVQLRNGVVSWGDNVVIHGLSWQVSAGEHWQITGPNGAGKSTLLSLVTGDHPQGYSNDLTLFGIRRGSGETIWDIKQHIGYVSSSLHLDYRVSCNVRTVILSGFFDSIGLYQAVSERQKALARQWLALLGMDNALADAPFHSLSWGQQRLVLIARALVKHPTLLILDEPLQGLDPINRQLVRRFVDVLIGEGRTQLLFVSHHAEDAPQCITHRLSFVKQGDGYVYQQEALREV; this is encoded by the coding sequence ATGGCCTCATTGCATATTTCGCAAGGCATATTTCATCTGAGCGCTACCCGAACGCTCACCCTGGAGGCGCTCACCCTTAATCGTGGCGAAAGCTGGGCGTTTGTCGGGGCTAACGGCAGCGGAAAATCCTCGCTGGCGCGCGCGCTGTCCGGCGAGCTGCTGCCCGGTAAAGGCCGCGTCACCACGAGTTTTCAGCGCCGCACGCGGCTTTCACTGGAGCAGCTTCAGGCGCTGGTCAGCGAAGAGTGGGAACGCAACAACACCGACTTGCTGAGCGAGGGCGAGGACGATACCGGCCGGACCGCCGCGCAGATTATTCAGCAGGAGGTGAATGATGCGGCGCGTTGCGCGGCGCTGGCGCAGCAGTTTGGCATCCATCATCTGCTGGAACGCCGCTTTAAGTATCTTTCCACCGGGGAGACGCGCAAAACGCTGCTGTGTCAGGCGCTGATGGCCCGGCCGGATCTGCTGATTCTGGATGAGCCTTTCGATGGTCTGGACGTGGCTTCGCGCGCCAGCCTGGCGGAAACCCTGCAGGCGCTGCACCAGCAGGGTTACACCCTGGTGCTGGTGCTGAACCGGTTTGACGATATTCCTGATTTCGTGCAGCAGGTCGGCGTGCTGGCCGAAGGCACGCTGACGCACGTTGGCGCGCGCCAGGCCATTCTTGCGGAGGCGCTGGTGGCGCAGCTGGCGCACAGCGAAACGCTGCAGGGCATGGCGCTGCCGGAGCCGGATGCGCCGGATCGGCTGCCCGCCCTGGCAGCAAACGCGCCGCGCGTACAGCTGCGCAACGGCGTTGTCTCCTGGGGTGATAACGTGGTGATTCATGGCCTGAGCTGGCAGGTCAGCGCGGGCGAACACTGGCAGATCACCGGGCCGAACGGGGCCGGGAAATCCACCCTGCTCAGTCTGGTCACCGGTGACCATCCGCAGGGTTACAGCAACGACCTGACGCTGTTTGGTATCCGGCGCGGCAGCGGCGAAACCATCTGGGATATCAAACAGCACATCGGCTATGTCAGCAGCAGCCTGCATCTGGATTACCGCGTTAGCTGTAACGTGCGCACCGTGATCCTTTCCGGATTTTTCGACTCGATTGGCTTGTATCAGGCGGTCTCGGAGCGGCAAAAGGCGCTGGCACGTCAGTGGCTGGCGCTGCTCGGCATGGATAATGCGCTGGCCGATGCCCCCTTCCACAGCCTCTCCTGGGGGCAGCAGCGGCTGGTGTTGATTGCCCGTGCGCTGGTGAAACATCCGACGCTGCTGATTCTGGATGAGCCGCTGCAGGGGCTGGATCCGATCAACCGCCAGCTGGTACGGCGGTTTGTCGATGTGCTGATCGGCGAAGGCCGGACGCAGCTGCTGTTTGTTTCGCATCACGCGGAGGACGCACCGCAGTGCATTACGCACCGTCTTAGCTTTGTGAAACAGGGTGACGGTTACGTTTATCAGCAGGAAGCCCTGCGCGAGGTTTAA
- the aroG gene encoding 3-deoxy-7-phosphoheptulonate synthase AroG, which produces MDYQNDDLRIKEIKELLPPVALLEKFPATEHAAQTVSRARQAIHRILHGEDDRLLVVIGPCSIHDTAAAKEYAGRLLQLREELKGELEVVMRVYFEKPRTTVGWKGLINDPWMDGSFDINEGLRLARKLLVDINETGLPAAGEFLDMITPQYMADLMSWGAIGARTTESQVHRELASGLSCPVGFKNGTDGTIKVAIDAIGAASAPHCFLSVTKYGHSAIVETSGNEDCHIILRGGKEPNYSAEHVAAVKAGLEKAGLRPQVMIDFSHANSSKQFQRQMVVAEDVAGQIAGGEQAITGVMIESHLVEGNQSLESGKPLVYGQSVTDACIGWDDTEKALRLLAEAIRTRRG; this is translated from the coding sequence ATGGATTACCAGAACGACGATTTACGTATCAAAGAAATCAAAGAGTTACTTCCTCCGGTTGCGCTGCTGGAAAAATTTCCCGCCACGGAACATGCTGCACAAACCGTGTCACGCGCCCGTCAGGCCATTCACCGCATCTTGCACGGCGAAGACGATCGCCTGCTGGTGGTCATCGGCCCATGCTCAATTCATGACACCGCAGCGGCAAAAGAGTATGCAGGCCGGCTGCTGCAGCTGCGGGAAGAATTAAAAGGCGAGCTGGAAGTGGTCATGCGCGTCTACTTTGAAAAGCCGCGTACCACCGTTGGCTGGAAAGGGCTGATCAACGATCCCTGGATGGATGGCAGCTTCGACATCAATGAAGGCCTGCGCCTGGCGCGCAAGCTGCTGGTGGATATCAATGAAACCGGCCTGCCGGCGGCCGGCGAGTTCCTGGATATGATCACGCCGCAGTATATGGCCGATCTGATGAGCTGGGGCGCTATCGGCGCGCGTACCACCGAATCGCAGGTGCACCGCGAACTCGCCTCGGGACTCTCCTGCCCGGTGGGGTTCAAAAACGGCACCGACGGCACCATTAAGGTGGCGATTGACGCCATCGGCGCGGCCAGTGCACCGCACTGCTTCCTTTCCGTGACCAAATATGGCCACTCTGCCATCGTGGAAACCAGCGGCAATGAAGATTGCCACATCATTCTGCGCGGCGGCAAAGAGCCTAACTACAGCGCGGAGCATGTCGCCGCGGTTAAAGCCGGGCTGGAGAAAGCAGGCCTGCGTCCGCAGGTGATGATCGATTTCAGTCATGCCAACAGCAGCAAGCAGTTCCAGCGCCAGATGGTGGTAGCGGAAGATGTCGCCGGGCAGATTGCCGGCGGCGAACAGGCGATCACCGGGGTGATGATTGAAAGCCATCTGGTGGAAGGCAATCAGAGCTTGGAGAGCGGCAAACCGCTGGTGTACGGCCAGAGCGTGACGGACGCCTGTATCGGCTGGGACGACACGGAGAAAGCCCTGCGCCTGCTGGCTGAGGCGATTCGCACCCGTCGCGGCTAA
- the modE gene encoding molybdenum-dependent transcriptional regulator produces the protein MQAELSLHIRLQQKLFADPRRIVLLQRIRETGSISQGAKLAGISYKSAWDAINDMNQLADHTLVARATGGKGGGGAQLTRYGERLIQLFQLMEQIQQKAFDVLQNDSLPLDSLLAAIARFSLQTSARNQLFGTVVLRDCQQVQQHIEVLLADGSTRVNVAVTAHSADRLQLASGKEVLLLIKAPWIQVLRQPAGQDNQLAAQIVAIEPGEQVSEVLMTLASGETLCATVASDALQQQPLQRGMHVIAAFNAEHAILATLL, from the coding sequence ATGCAGGCCGAACTCTCTCTTCACATCCGTCTTCAGCAGAAGCTGTTTGCCGACCCCCGCCGCATTGTGCTGCTGCAGCGCATCCGGGAAACCGGCTCCATCAGTCAGGGGGCAAAGCTGGCAGGCATCAGTTACAAAAGTGCCTGGGACGCGATCAATGATATGAATCAGCTGGCCGACCACACGCTGGTCGCGCGCGCGACCGGCGGCAAAGGCGGCGGCGGTGCGCAGCTGACGCGCTATGGCGAACGCCTGATTCAGCTGTTTCAGCTGATGGAGCAGATCCAGCAGAAGGCGTTTGATGTGCTGCAGAATGACAGCCTGCCGCTGGACAGCCTGCTGGCCGCCATTGCCCGCTTTTCACTGCAGACCAGCGCGCGCAATCAGCTGTTTGGTACCGTGGTGCTGCGCGATTGTCAGCAGGTGCAGCAGCACATAGAGGTGTTACTGGCGGATGGCAGCACGCGGGTAAACGTGGCCGTGACCGCACACAGCGCCGATCGTCTGCAGCTGGCCAGCGGTAAAGAGGTGCTGCTGCTGATCAAAGCCCCGTGGATTCAGGTGCTGCGCCAGCCAGCCGGGCAGGATAACCAGCTGGCCGCACAGATTGTTGCCATTGAACCCGGCGAACAGGTCAGCGAAGTGCTGATGACACTGGCAAGCGGCGAGACGCTGTGCGCCACGGTCGCCAGCGACGCGCTGCAGCAGCAGCCGCTGCAGCGCGGTATGCATGTCATCGCGGCTTTTAACGCGGAACATGCCATTCTCGCGACACTGCTCTGA
- a CDS encoding AcrZ family multidrug efflux pump-associated protein: protein MLELLKSLAVAIIMVPIVMAIMLGLIYGLGEVFNVISKFGRRDDRPANSSHH, encoded by the coding sequence ATGCTGGAATTATTGAAAAGCCTGGCTGTGGCCATCATCATGGTGCCAATTGTAATGGCCATTATGCTTGGCCTGATTTACGGCTTGGGTGAAGTGTTTAACGTCATCTCTAAATTTGGCCGCCGCGACGATCGTCCTGCCAACAGCTCACACCACTGA